The DNA sequence CCCTGACCCTTTCGGGCTTGCCCGTAGCATTGGAAGATAGGGCAGACGCTTTAAGAGCAGAGGGGTATCAGGTTGAATTGAATATTAAAGATTTTCCAAATGATATGCCAAAAACCAAACAGGCCATGTTGTTCCGGTTGGTTCAAGAGGTCATCGCGAACATTAGAAAACACGCGAAGGCCAAGAATATTCTAATACAAATTTTGGGAGACAAAAATGGGTTGAGCCTTATCATGGAAGATGATGGGGCAGGATTTGATTATGAAAAAGCGATACTTGCCGACGGGGTAGGCCTGAAGAGCATCAATAGCCGGGTTGAATTTTTGAACGGAACCATTGACTGGGATACGGCCTTTGGTGAAGGCACAACAATAACCATAAATATTCCTAGGGCATGATCAAAGTATTCATTGTAGACGACCACAAAATGGTCATACAAGGATTTAAGTTGTTGTTGCAAGACGAAACGAAAATCGAGATTGTAGGCCATGAATTTGATGCCGAAACCGCCCTTCAAAAGGTGTCAAAGCTACAGCCAGAGGTCATCTTACTGGATATCAACATGCCCGGTATGAACGGGATCGATGCTTGCAAAGAGTTCATAAAGTTGTTGCCCGAGGTAAAGATCATAGCCATAACCATGCACAAAGAGAGCAGTCTCATTAAAATGATGCTAGGTAATGGGGCCATGGGCTATGTATTAAAAAATGCTGGCAAAGATGAGTTGGTAGAGGCCATAGAGACCGTATACAAGGGTAAAATGTATTTGGATGACATTTCGAACGAAATTGTCATCAATACCCTATCCAATTCAAATAGCAAAAGCGAATACGATAGCTTATTTCCGAAACTTTCACGCAGGGAAAAAGAAGTGCTCAAACTTATTTTAGACGAATATACTACCCAAGAAATTGCCGATAAGTTGTTCATTGGTTTTGGTACTGTCGAAACCCACCGCCGTAATATGCTTATAAAAACAGGTACCCGAAATACCGCTGGGCTGGTTCGGGTGGCCTTAGAATATGAGCTGCACAAAAAATGATGCCGACCGATCATCCTCTTTTTGTTGTTTTGTCGAAATGAAAGATAAAAAGGTCATTGTATTGGCCGATTAGCATATTTTAAACTGAGAAAAAGCCCGCTCGGTAGAGCGGGTTTTTTTATTCCCACACTATTAAGTGCCACTCTTTTTCTTTCGATATATATCTTTTTAGAAGTGTAAAACCAATGGTATAATGGGCATTCAATGACCTGACATTTTTGGCATCGACCTCGGTGATGATTTTGTTGAAGGTCGGGCTCAAGAATTGCTTCATTTTTTGGTACAATTCCCTAAAAATCCCTTTCCCACGATACTCTTTGGCAATGCAGATTTGCCCCATTACAATATAATCACTTTCGCAGAAATTAGATTTGCTGATTTCATTGAACATCGGCTTCAGCACATTGATCTCATTACCAAATTTTGGATGCATCGACAAGGCATAGCCGACCACCCTATCACCGTCAACCGCAATGGTATGCGGGCTGACATCATTCATTTTTCTCAATAACCCAAAAGTATGTTCGACGGTCAAAAAACCTTCTTTTGACTTTTCTTCTTGAGTTAAATTTTCAGATAGGTTTTGTTGTTGTAAATCCAAAATCTGCAATAGTTCACTATCAAGAGAGGCTTGCTTAAAACGAACCATGTACGTGCTTTTCAATAAAGATAGTACATTTGAACCATGCCAAAGCTCCCCAAAAAATCGCTGCTAAAACTTGAGAGAAGACGAGAAGCAAATGCTTTGCGCACGCTTTCTTTGCACAGTGATGCGATTGATTTTTCGTCCAATGATTATTTGGGTTTTGCAAGGAATAAGAAAATCGAAAAGGCCGCACAAAGAATCATGGCGGGCCAAGACATTCTTAATGGGGCAACGGGGTCAAGACTGCTGACGGGCCATCATGCTTTACTCGAGCAGCTAGAAACATTTTTGGCCACTTACCATAATGCTGAAGACGCATTGGTCTTTAATTCGGGCTACGATGCCAATTTGGGTTTTTTCTCATCAGTACCGCAAAGGGGCGACCTAATTTTCTATGATGAATTGGCACATGCCAGCATTCGCGATGGTATTGCATTAGGCTTGGCCAAAAGCTACAAATTCAAGCACAATGACATAGAAGATCTGGCCCTTCATATCGGGCGAAGTCGTGATAAGGGCGGTAATCAAGATCAAGAAATATTTGTAGTGACCGAATCGGTCTTTTCCATGGACGGTGATTCTCCTGACCTAAAGGCGTTTGCAGCATACTGTGCCGAAGAAGGGCTACATCTAGTGGTCGATGAGGCCCATGCTACGGGCGTTTTGGGCAACGGCAAGGGACTGGCTTCAGAATTGGGTATCGAAGAACAGGTATTTGCACGACTGGTCACTTTTGGAAAGGCCCTGGGCTGTCATGGGGCCGCTATTTTAGGAAGCCCCTCTTTAAAGATATATCTGCTGAACTTTGCCCGTAGTCTCATTTACTCTACCGCCCTGCCCCCCCATACTGTTGCAACAGCGCTTTCATCGTATAAACATCTGGCTTCTGAGGAAGGAAAAAAAACGGTGGAGTCATTGCATGACCGAATTCATTTCTTCTTGCAGAAGAAAAGGGAATATGATCTTCAAGACGTATTTTTGCCCAGTGGTTCGGCCATTCATGTGGCCGTACTGAAAGGAAACAAAAGGGTAAAGCAATGTGCCGAACAGTTAAAGGAAAACGGCATTGATGTTCGCCCCATTTTGGCACCTACGGTGCCCGAAGGCCATGAACGTTTGCGGATATGCCTGCACGTTTTCAATACGAAAGAACAAATAACAAAAGTATTGCAGTTGATTACAAAATTTTACCATGGGTAAAGATTGGGTGGTTTTGGGAAGTTTTGAGTTTCTCGCCGATGTACAGGTCATCAAGGGCAGACTTGAATCGGAAGGCATAAAAACACGCTTAAAAGACCAGAATACGGTAAGTGTTGAACCCTTTGCCAGTACAGCTCTCGGGGGTATTAAGCTCTTGGTACATAGAAACGATGAAGAACAGGCAAGAACCATTTATGATGAGATACGAAATTATGCCATCGACAATGATGGAAATTTGATTACCTGCCCAATTTGTGGTGCGCAAAAAAGCGAGGTCTATTACGCCAGAAACACATTGCTTTATAAATTGTTCCCCTTTTTTGAGCCCAAAAAATACAAATGCAACAACTGTAACTTTCTTTTTAAGGCAAAAAAATGAAAATTTTTGTAACGGGAATATCCACCGAAGTAGGAAAAACCATTGCATCGGCGATATTGGTCGAGGCACTGCAAGCCGATTATTGGAAACCTGTTCAGGCAGGCGACCTGCACTATTCTGACAGCGATAAGGTCAAAGAAATGATTTCCAATCCGAAATCGGTCATCCATCCCAACAGCTATGCCCTGAACACGCCCATGAGTCCGCATGCGGCAGCAGAAATCGACGGAATCAAAATCGATTTGAGTGACATTTTAGAGCCCAAGACCGAAAACCATTTGGTCATCGAGGGCGCTGGGGGGTTGTTGGTGCCCTTGAACGACAAAGACACCATCTTTGATTTGGTGAAACCAGAGTACAAGGTCGTGGTGGTCTCACGGCACTACCTGGGCAGTATCAACCATTCGTTGCTCACGATCAACGCGCTGCGGCAAAAAGGATTTGAGGTCGGAATTATCTTTAGCGGAAATGAACATCCTACTACCGAAAGCATAATCCTTAAAAAAACCAACGCCGTCTTTTTAGGTCGTATCGAGGAAGAAAAAACTTTTGACAAAAAAACGATTAAAAAATATGCCGAGTTGTTCGCCCAAGAATTGCTGTCATTCTAAGCGTTCATAAATGAGTCCTTTATCGATGGTTTCAAGCAACCTATAATGGCGACATAAATAGAGGTTGATATAGAAATTTAGTTCAATGAACTGTTTATCAAAAACACGTTTTTTGTTTCTTGCGACTATGATGGAGGGCCGTATTTCTTCCATGATATAGCGCAACTCCCCAGCACTTGATTTTCGGGGGCTCTGCATATAGGGGAAAAGAGTTTCCCGAGTGATATTGCTAGGGTGGGTGGCCACTTTTGTTGGCGGGGTTACGCCCAATACCCAATATCCGATATGGTATTCGGCAAAAAAGATATTGTCTGTTTCCAGTCCTTCATCGACAATGTACTTCGGAATGTCGATTCCCTCACCATTGAAAAAAGAGCCTTTGTGTATTTTGTTCTGTATGATATTCGCATATTCCAAATAAGATTCCATAGGAACAAGCAGTGATATAATGAAAATGGCCGGTACGTGGTTAAATCTTTTGGCCCAAGTGATTTTTGAAAGGGCCATCCCAATCAAAATCAATAAAAATGGATACAATTGAATCAAATAATGGCCGTTCACTTTTCCCGTTTGCACAAAAGAAAAGGCAATGCCAAAAATGATGAGCATGAGCATCGCCACTTCTCTTTTTTTGATGTCGAGCAGTTGTTTTTTGTAGCCCCAGGCGCACAAAGCCATTAGCAGTATCAAAAAGGTAAATGCCTTGAGCACAGAGTCGATCTTTGTACTTGAATAGGCCATGGGTGCCCTAAAAACCGATTGCCACCAAAGCGTTGGTTCACCTGATAAAACATAGAGTAGCGCCGTAAGAAAAATAACCATGCACCCACCGGTCAAAAGAAGCGACCATTTGGGCAGTTGTTCTTTAATGGTATTGTCACGAAACGCTTCCCATACCAAGTAAACACCCAAGAAAAGCAACGGATAGGCCATATTGAGTTTTGACATGAACGAAAGCCCGAAGAGTGTTCCCGAGAGCAATACCCAGTACCAGTTGTTTTTGAACAAAAACAGATAAAGCCCCATCACAAAAAAGGCAATACAGATATGTTCTGACATGAATCCCTGAAGACTTCCAAAAAGACTTTGAAAGACCACAGCAAGTATGGCAACCCAAAAGGCTATCCTTTTTGTGACCATCTTACTTCCTATTTTATAAGTGAAAAAAGCGGTCAGGGCAACAAAAAAGGCACCGAGAAGGCGAATGGCCACAAAACTCTTTCCAAAAACATGGATAACGGCTGCAAAAACCAAAAAAATAATGGGTGGTTTAAGATCCCATAATTCGGTATAGGGCAAATGGCCATCGACCCATGATTGCCCCATGATAATAAATGTGCTCTCATCGCGATCTATGTAGTCACGAAAGAAAAAGGGAAAACGAACAAAAACCGAAATGCCCAACAACCAAAAAAAAATCACCTTTTCCTTGATTTTTGAATACTCAGGAATAAAAAAAAGAGCGACTTTTTTAAGCATTTTTTGTGTCAGGTTTTTTGGTATTAATCCCCATCTTTGCAAGATAGATAAATCAAAGGCTTTGTCTGTGCACACTACTACAAAAAGTTTGACCGAACGCGATCAAAATCACCTATGGCACCCTTTGACGCAACATAAGCTTCACCCAGAGATGTTGGGTATTGTCAAAGCAAAGGGCGCGTTGTTGTACGATGAGAGCGGAAAAGAATATATCGATGGTATTGCCTCATGGTACACAACAATGTACGGGCATTGCAATGAATATATTCTAAGCATGGTGGGGAGGCAGATGCAGCAATTGGATCAAGTGGTCTTCAGCGGATTTACCCACCTGCCAGCCATTGAACTGTCTGAAGCCCTAATCAACATATTGCCCGATAACCAACAAAAACTGTTTTTCTCTGATAATGGTTCGACCTCGGTCGAGGTAGCCGTTAAAATGGCTTTGCAATATCATTTCAATAAAGGGCACAAAAAGAACGTGTTACTTGCTTTTGAGGAGGGGTTTCACGGAGATACCTTTGGAGCCATGTCGGTCTCGGGACTTTCGGTCTATAACGGTCCGTTCGAGGACTTTTTCCTTGAGGTTAAACGCATTCCCGTACCCGAAGGGAAGAACATCGAGAAAATACTGCAAGAACTTGAGAATCTTTTAGGTGAAGACAACACGGCCGCTTTTGTATATGAACCTTTGGTGCAGGGCGCGGCTGCCATGAAGATGCACGATGCCCATGGATTGGACCAAATTCTGGCGTTGTTGAAAAAATATGGGGTATTGCTCATTGCTGATGAGGTGATGACGGGCTTTGGTAAAACGGGAACTTATTTTGCTTCTGACCAAATCGAGACCAAACCAGATATTATTTGTCTTTCAAAAGCGCTGACAGCTGGTTTGGTGCCCATGGGGCTTACCACCTGTACACAAGAGGTATATGATGCTTTTCTTGATGATGATATTGCAAAAGGTTTTTTTCATGGGCACACCTATTCGGCAAATCCGTTGGCTTGTACCGTGGCTTTGGCTGGCATTGAATTACTGCGATCGGAAAAAATTCAACGAAACATCACCAATATCATGAAATGGCACGGTGTTTTTGCAGAGGAAATAAAAGAGCACCCAAAAGTGAAAAACGTGAGGCGTTTGGGGGTTATTTTTGCCCTTGATCTAACTGTTGACATGCAGCGCTATGGCAATCTGCGTGACAAGTTATTCAACCATTTTATGAATGAAGGTGTGTTTTTAAGGCCTTTGGGCAATACCATTTATGTTCTGCCCCCTTATGTCATCACAAGGGAACAGATGGAAAAAGTGTATGCTTCCATCCGTTCGGCCATTGCCCTTTTTTAATTCTGACCATGTTGAAAGTCCCCATCTATATCACTGCGCTGTCGTCGATTTCTTCTTTGGGAAGTTCGTCGGCGGAACTATGGAAATCGTACCAAAACAAAAAGCATTTTCTTTCAAAGGCCGACATCGGCGAACAAGCGGTTTGGGTCTCTGAACTGCTCCCTGAGATAAGAGAAGAGATAAAAATTCTTCGTCATCAAAATGAGAAATACAAAAGCTTGGATGATTCCGTGCTGTTCGCCATATATACTTCTAGAAAGGCAATCGAAAATGCAGGTTGGGGCAAAGGATCGCGATTTGGCATAAACATTGGCTCATCACGTGGAGCGACCGCCCTTTTTGAACAATATCACAAAGAATTTCTCAATGATGGAAAAACGGCCACGTTGACATCTCCTACCACCACTTTGGGAAACATTTCGTCATGGGTTGCCCATGATTTGAAATCCCACGGCCCAGAAATCTCGCATTCCATAACCTGTTCTACCTCGTTGCATGCTGTCTTGAATGCCGTGGCTTGGCTTCAAAGCGGACTGGCCGATAAATTTTTGGTGGGCGGCAGTGAGGCATCACTGACGCCTTTCACTATTGCCCAAATGCAGGCGCTGAAGATCTATGCCATGGCTGATAATGAATACCCATGCAGGGCCCTTGATTTTGATAAAAGACAAAATACCATGGTCTTGGGCGAGGCAGCGGCAATGGCCTGTCTTGAAAAAAGCGCTTCAGATAAAGCTTTGGCCGCTATAGTGGGTATAGGCTATGCGACCGAACCTTTACAACATAATGTCTCCCTTTCGACCGAAGCACATTGTTTTCAAGATTCCATGAAAATGGCTTTGGGAGAATTGGCCCCAGAAGTAGTCGACGTGGTCATCATGCATGCCCCTGGCACCGTCAAGGGCGATGAGGCCGAGTTCAAAGCGGTTGAAAAGATATTTGGTGAAAACATTCCTGCGATCGTTTCCAACAAATGGAAAGTTGGGCATACTTTTGGTGCTTCCGGTATGTTGAGTCTTGAAATGGCATTGTTGATGATGCAGCACCAAAAATTTGTTCCGACCCCATTTTTTGAGCAAAAGCATCCTGAAAAAATAAAATATGCAATGGTCAATGCCGTCGGATTCGGGGGCAATGCGGTCAGTATTTTGTTAAAGGCGACAAATGTCATATAATGTTCGCAATGAATAGCCCTATAATTGCAATTTGGTAGATAAGAATTACATTTGAAGTATGAGCGATATAAAACATAATTGGACCAAAGAAGAAATTCTAGCTATTTACAACAAACCTTTAATGGAGCTGCTCTATGAAGCGGCCACGGTTCATCGAAAATACCATGACCCGAATACGGTTCAGGTCTCTACCTTGTTATCGATTAAAACCGGAGGGTGTTCTGAAGACTGTGGATATTGCCCACAAGCGGCCCGTTACCACACAGATATCGAGGGCAATGACTTGATGTCGGTACAACAGGTAAAGGCCCAGGCACTTCGTGCCAAGGCTTCGGGCAGTTCGCGGGTATGTATGGGTGCGGCATGGCGAAATGTAAAAGATGGCCCCGAATTTGACCAAGTACTTGAAATGGTTCGCACGATCAATAAGTTGGATATGGAGGTCTGCTGTACCTTGGGCATGGTTACCGAAAATCAGGCCAAACGTCTTTCCGAAGCAGGGTTGTACGCCTATAACCACAATCTTGATACTTCTGAAGAATATTACAAAGAGGTCATCTCGACCCGTGGTTATGAAGACCGTCTACAGACCATTGAAAACGTACGCAAGACCAATGTCACCGTTTGTAGTGGAGGCATCATTGGTATGGGCGAAGCAGTTGAGGATAGGGCCGGAATGTTGGTATCGCTTTCTACCCTAAATCCACAACCCGAATCAGTGCCCATAAATGCTTTGGTCGCGGTAGAGGGCACTCCGATGGAAGAACAGAAGCCTATTGAAATTTGGGAAATGATACGTATGGTGGCCACAACCCGAATCGTGATGCCCAAGACACAGGTACGGTTATCAGCAGGCCGAACCCAGATGAGCAGAGAGGGGCAGGCGCTGTGCTTCTTTGCAGGGGCCAACTCAATTTTTGCGGGAGATAAGCTGTTGACGACCCCAAATCCTGATGTCAATGAAGATATGGCCATGTTTGAAGTATTGGGGATTCACCCTCAGAAAGCATTTGATAAAGTGCCACAACGAGAAACGGTCGAAGCAATTGATTCGCAGTTCGAATCTCTTGGCGAGAAACCGAAATGGTCGCGTC is a window from the Muricauda sp. SCSIO 65647 genome containing:
- a CDS encoding aminotransferase class I/II-fold pyridoxal phosphate-dependent enzyme produces the protein MPKLPKKSLLKLERRREANALRTLSLHSDAIDFSSNDYLGFARNKKIEKAAQRIMAGQDILNGATGSRLLTGHHALLEQLETFLATYHNAEDALVFNSGYDANLGFFSSVPQRGDLIFYDELAHASIRDGIALGLAKSYKFKHNDIEDLALHIGRSRDKGGNQDQEIFVVTESVFSMDGDSPDLKAFAAYCAEEGLHLVVDEAHATGVLGNGKGLASELGIEEQVFARLVTFGKALGCHGAAILGSPSLKIYLLNFARSLIYSTALPPHTVATALSSYKHLASEEGKKTVESLHDRIHFFLQKKREYDLQDVFLPSGSAIHVAVLKGNKRVKQCAEQLKENGIDVRPILAPTVPEGHERLRICLHVFNTKEQITKVLQLITKFYHG
- a CDS encoding ArnT family glycosyltransferase, giving the protein MLKKVALFFIPEYSKIKEKVIFFWLLGISVFVRFPFFFRDYIDRDESTFIIMGQSWVDGHLPYTELWDLKPPIIFLVFAAVIHVFGKSFVAIRLLGAFFVALTAFFTYKIGSKMVTKRIAFWVAILAVVFQSLFGSLQGFMSEHICIAFFVMGLYLFLFKNNWYWVLLSGTLFGLSFMSKLNMAYPLLFLGVYLVWEAFRDNTIKEQLPKWSLLLTGGCMVIFLTALLYVLSGEPTLWWQSVFRAPMAYSSTKIDSVLKAFTFLILLMALCAWGYKKQLLDIKKREVAMLMLIIFGIAFSFVQTGKVNGHYLIQLYPFLLILIGMALSKITWAKRFNHVPAIFIISLLVPMESYLEYANIIQNKIHKGSFFNGEGIDIPKYIVDEGLETDNIFFAEYHIGYWVLGVTPPTKVATHPSNITRETLFPYMQSPRKSSAGELRYIMEEIRPSIIVARNKKRVFDKQFIELNFYINLYLCRHYRLLETIDKGLIYERLE
- the bioB gene encoding biotin synthase BioB encodes the protein MSDIKHNWTKEEILAIYNKPLMELLYEAATVHRKYHDPNTVQVSTLLSIKTGGCSEDCGYCPQAARYHTDIEGNDLMSVQQVKAQALRAKASGSSRVCMGAAWRNVKDGPEFDQVLEMVRTINKLDMEVCCTLGMVTENQAKRLSEAGLYAYNHNLDTSEEYYKEVISTRGYEDRLQTIENVRKTNVTVCSGGIIGMGEAVEDRAGMLVSLSTLNPQPESVPINALVAVEGTPMEEQKPIEIWEMIRMVATTRIVMPKTQVRLSAGRTQMSREGQALCFFAGANSIFAGDKLLTTPNPDVNEDMAMFEVLGIHPQKAFDKVPQRETVEAIDSQFESLGEKPKWSRPDHKIERNEVAKEKAKLVRNQ
- a CDS encoding GNAT family N-acetyltransferase, whose product is MVRFKQASLDSELLQILDLQQQNLSENLTQEEKSKEGFLTVEHTFGLLRKMNDVSPHTIAVDGDRVVGYALSMHPKFGNEINVLKPMFNEISKSNFCESDYIVMGQICIAKEYRGKGIFRELYQKMKQFLSPTFNKIITEVDAKNVRSLNAHYTIGFTLLKRYISKEKEWHLIVWE
- a CDS encoding DUF2007 domain-containing protein, whose translation is MGKDWVVLGSFEFLADVQVIKGRLESEGIKTRLKDQNTVSVEPFASTALGGIKLLVHRNDEEQARTIYDEIRNYAIDNDGNLITCPICGAQKSEVYYARNTLLYKLFPFFEPKKYKCNNCNFLFKAKK
- the bioA gene encoding adenosylmethionine--8-amino-7-oxononanoate transaminase; this encodes MHTTTKSLTERDQNHLWHPLTQHKLHPEMLGIVKAKGALLYDESGKEYIDGIASWYTTMYGHCNEYILSMVGRQMQQLDQVVFSGFTHLPAIELSEALINILPDNQQKLFFSDNGSTSVEVAVKMALQYHFNKGHKKNVLLAFEEGFHGDTFGAMSVSGLSVYNGPFEDFFLEVKRIPVPEGKNIEKILQELENLLGEDNTAAFVYEPLVQGAAAMKMHDAHGLDQILALLKKYGVLLIADEVMTGFGKTGTYFASDQIETKPDIICLSKALTAGLVPMGLTTCTQEVYDAFLDDDIAKGFFHGHTYSANPLACTVALAGIELLRSEKIQRNITNIMKWHGVFAEEIKEHPKVKNVRRLGVIFALDLTVDMQRYGNLRDKLFNHFMNEGVFLRPLGNTIYVLPPYVITREQMEKVYASIRSAIALF
- the bioD gene encoding dethiobiotin synthase; this translates as MKIFVTGISTEVGKTIASAILVEALQADYWKPVQAGDLHYSDSDKVKEMISNPKSVIHPNSYALNTPMSPHAAAEIDGIKIDLSDILEPKTENHLVIEGAGGLLVPLNDKDTIFDLVKPEYKVVVVSRHYLGSINHSLLTINALRQKGFEVGIIFSGNEHPTTESIILKKTNAVFLGRIEEEKTFDKKTIKKYAELFAQELLSF
- a CDS encoding response regulator, which gives rise to MIKVFIVDDHKMVIQGFKLLLQDETKIEIVGHEFDAETALQKVSKLQPEVILLDINMPGMNGIDACKEFIKLLPEVKIIAITMHKESSLIKMMLGNGAMGYVLKNAGKDELVEAIETVYKGKMYLDDISNEIVINTLSNSNSKSEYDSLFPKLSRREKEVLKLILDEYTTQEIADKLFIGFGTVETHRRNMLIKTGTRNTAGLVRVALEYELHKK
- a CDS encoding beta-ketoacyl synthase N-terminal-like domain-containing protein, which codes for MLKVPIYITALSSISSLGSSSAELWKSYQNKKHFLSKADIGEQAVWVSELLPEIREEIKILRHQNEKYKSLDDSVLFAIYTSRKAIENAGWGKGSRFGINIGSSRGATALFEQYHKEFLNDGKTATLTSPTTTLGNISSWVAHDLKSHGPEISHSITCSTSLHAVLNAVAWLQSGLADKFLVGGSEASLTPFTIAQMQALKIYAMADNEYPCRALDFDKRQNTMVLGEAAAMACLEKSASDKALAAIVGIGYATEPLQHNVSLSTEAHCFQDSMKMALGELAPEVVDVVIMHAPGTVKGDEAEFKAVEKIFGENIPAIVSNKWKVGHTFGASGMLSLEMALLMMQHQKFVPTPFFEQKHPEKIKYAMVNAVGFGGNAVSILLKATNVI